One window of the Montipora foliosa isolate CH-2021 chromosome 4, ASM3666993v2, whole genome shotgun sequence genome contains the following:
- the LOC138000790 gene encoding uncharacterized protein, with protein sequence MSGVEPFQFEPTYPPGEEHIQSDDDEGEDSLEACTSSMRTGNTEWCICGECISMPTADECYCCQELEEVNHKFDESGVTCITNHNKFRIVCLDTDVLQTALVAIHHARLNPIPDPIGNKTWRLAAYRQFTWWVHGVLGKKRRRVIPACVVKTIRKEFPEESDACTGFREADLEL encoded by the exons ATGAGCGGAGTGGAGCCTTTTCAGTTCGAGCCAACGTATCCCCCAGGGGAAGAACACATTCAATCGGATGATGATGAAGGTGAGGATTCCCTAGAAGCGTGCACATCAAGCATGAGAACCGGGAACACCGAATGGTGCATTTGCGGTGAGTGCATTTCGATGCCGACAGCCGACGAATGCTATTGCTGCCAAGAGCTCGAGGAGGTAAATCACAAGTTTGACGAGTCAG GTGTCACATGTATTACAAATCACAACAAATTTAGGATTGTGTGCCTTGACACTGACGTATTGCAGACCGCACTTGTTGCCATTCACCATGCTCGCCTTAATCCAATTCCAGACCCTATAGGAAACAA GACATGGCGCTTGGCAGCATACAGGCAGTTTACCTGGTGGGTTCATGGTGTGCTTGGCAAAAAGAGAAGAAGGGTCATTCCAGCATGCGTCGTCAAAACAATAAGGAAAGAATTCCCTGAAGAAAGCGATGCATGCACAGGATTTAGAGAAGCAGATCTGGAATTATGA